The region ACAAAGAAAGTATATAATAAGACCCTTTCAGAAAAAGAAACAAAATTATGTTATTGTAATGCACCTCAAAACTTTGATAAGCTGTATCCAATAATAAAAAAAGTAAAAACAAGTACTGTTTAGATACTTTCTATAATATTTTCCATCCTTATATATGTTTGCCTAAACAAATTAGTATTTGTCCATAATGTCCGTTTTCTTCGTTACGCTTGTCAAAATAATGCTTATTAACAAAAGTAAACGTCTCATTATTTTGACTTCGCAAGCCTCGAAAACAAACATTCTGAACTAAACACCGACTTTAAGGACAGATTCTAATTAGATATAAAGCTTAAAAGATTTATTTTTAATATAAAAAATTATTGATATGGAAGTATTAGAATTATTACAGAAGCAGGATGAAAGGTTAAGCAATATTGAAAATCTTTTATCATTTCAAAAAATTGTCCTCAATATAAATGAGGTATCAAAACTCACCGGATTAAGTAAAAGTACAATCTATAAAATGACTTGTTCTGGAATGATCCCTCATTACAAGAAAGCCAAACACCTATATTTTGATAGGATTGAAATTGAAAACTGGTTAAAATCCGATAGGATTAAAACAAGTGATGAAATTGATAGGGAAG is a window of Bacteroidales bacterium DNA encoding:
- a CDS encoding helix-turn-helix domain-containing protein — translated: MEVLELLQKQDERLSNIENLLSFQKIVLNINEVSKLTGLSKSTIYKMTCSGMIPHYKKAKHLYFDRIEIENWLKSDRIKTSDEIDREASTYVTLKKGG